One Fibrobacter sp. UWB16 DNA window includes the following coding sequences:
- a CDS encoding HU family DNA-binding protein, with the protein MKAAQSNITKKEIVDEIASQTGFTQVKTKVIVEELIDAISNCVIEGNNIELRGFGRFKNKQRKERRTRNPKTGELVNIPAKVRPVFEPSKDLIEKINNVPFDLEEAFVPKDDQERI; encoded by the coding sequence ATGAAGGCGGCTCAGTCCAACATAACTAAGAAGGAAATCGTTGATGAAATCGCTTCCCAGACTGGATTTACGCAAGTAAAAACCAAAGTCATCGTGGAAGAACTCATCGACGCTATTTCCAATTGCGTTATCGAGGGCAACAATATCGAGTTGCGTGGATTCGGTCGCTTCAAGAATAAACAGCGCAAGGAACGCCGCACCCGGAACCCCAAGACTGGCGAACTCGTGAACATCCCCGCCAAGGTGCGTCCGGTGTTTGAGCCCAGCAAGGACTTGATCGAAAAAATCAACAACGTTCCTTTCGACTTAGAAGAGGCTTTTGTCCCAAAAGATGATCAAGAAAGAATCTAG
- the obgE gene encoding GTPase ObgE: MFLDEKNIEVRSGRGGDGICSFHREKFVPLGGPDGGDGGRGGHVILQVNEQYTTLLDMGNTHIYKAKSGQPGGAKRCSGASAEDLIISVPRGTIVKDEQGHILTDLTEPGQKWIAARGGKGGMGNQHFATPKVQAPRKCTPGEKGEVRQLFLELKLMADVGLVGFPNAGKSSLVNKISSGRPKVGDYPFTTLEPVLGIVQVNGHSFVVADIPGLLEGASEGKGLGHQFLKHIERTHTLLFVIDGFAENAYEQFKVLKEELKAFHPKLAEKNFVVALNKSDLGIENAIKEFKKHRQKVVITSAVTGEGCAELQQALDAAVPHMHKKSIGWSKKA, from the coding sequence ATGTTCTTAGACGAAAAAAATATTGAAGTTCGCTCCGGCAGAGGCGGTGACGGCATCTGCAGTTTCCATCGTGAAAAGTTTGTACCCCTCGGCGGTCCCGATGGCGGTGATGGCGGTCGTGGCGGTCACGTGATTTTGCAGGTGAACGAGCAGTACACCACGCTCCTCGACATGGGCAACACGCACATTTACAAGGCAAAGAGCGGTCAGCCCGGTGGCGCCAAGCGCTGCTCCGGTGCATCTGCCGAAGATTTGATCATTAGCGTTCCGCGCGGCACAATCGTCAAGGACGAACAGGGCCATATCCTCACGGACTTGACTGAACCGGGCCAGAAGTGGATTGCGGCTCGCGGCGGCAAGGGCGGCATGGGCAACCAGCATTTCGCAACCCCGAAGGTGCAGGCACCGCGCAAGTGCACTCCAGGTGAAAAGGGCGAAGTCCGCCAGCTGTTCCTCGAACTCAAGCTCATGGCAGACGTGGGTCTCGTGGGTTTCCCGAACGCAGGCAAGTCTAGCCTCGTGAACAAGATTTCTAGCGGACGTCCGAAGGTTGGTGACTATCCGTTTACGACTCTTGAACCGGTGCTCGGCATCGTCCAGGTGAACGGTCACAGCTTTGTGGTTGCCGATATTCCGGGTCTCTTGGAAGGCGCAAGCGAAGGCAAGGGCCTTGGCCACCAGTTCCTCAAGCACATTGAACGTACGCACACGTTGCTCTTTGTGATTGACGGTTTTGCCGAAAACGCCTACGAGCAGTTCAAGGTTCTCAAAGAAGAGCTCAAGGCATTCCACCCGAAGCTTGCCGAAAAGAACTTTGTCGTAGCGCTTAACAAGAGCGACCTCGGCATCGAAAACGCCATCAAGGAATTCAAGAAGCACCGCCAGAAAGTGGTCATCACATCGGCAGTCACTGGCGAAGGTTGCGCTGAATTGCAGCAGGCTTTGGACGCTGCAGTGCCCCATATGCACAAAAAAAGCATCGGTTGGAGCAAAAAAGCGTAA
- the smpB gene encoding SsrA-binding protein SmpB, with product MIKKESSTPVIQNRKANHLYFVDETFEVGIMLIGSEVKSIRNGKCTLGEAWIDIDENKDELWLVGAHIDEYLFANRFNHFPARRRKLLAHTHEIQKMRKAKELKGCTIIPLKMYFKNRIAKLEVGICRGKDQHDKRQDILVRDAKMEMARAAKAHR from the coding sequence ATGATCAAGAAAGAATCTAGTACGCCCGTTATCCAGAACCGCAAGGCGAACCATCTTTATTTTGTAGATGAAACTTTTGAAGTGGGAATCATGCTTATCGGTTCGGAAGTCAAGTCTATCCGTAACGGCAAGTGCACTTTGGGCGAAGCGTGGATTGATATCGACGAAAACAAGGATGAACTCTGGCTCGTCGGTGCGCATATCGACGAATACCTTTTCGCCAACCGTTTCAACCATTTCCCTGCACGCAGAAGAAAGCTCCTCGCCCACACGCACGAAATCCAGAAGATGCGCAAGGCGAAGGAATTGAAGGGTTGCACGATCATCCCGCTGAAAATGTACTTTAAGAACCGTATTGCAAAACTCGAAGTAGGAATATGCCGAGGCAAGGATCAACACGACAAGCGACAGGACATTCTAGTCCGCGATGCCAAGATGGAAATGGCTCGCGCCGCCAAGGCTCATCGCTAA
- a CDS encoding methyltransferase, which yields MLTQNLPEFWDNLYAEGKDYWNFKKATPALLEFFKHPSCPATGSVLIPGAGFGYDAEAWALRGHEVLAVDFAPTAVDELDHLSRKHKNLRSLDLDLFTLSPKDAKRGGQQFDIIYDYGTFSAIHPGRRDEFFEVCYKMMKDDGVFICLMYPLMNGKTMQGPPHCMSEGELMARLDGVFDIVERIKPTNSIPGREGKEEFWLLKKCL from the coding sequence ATGTTAACGCAAAACCTCCCGGAATTCTGGGACAATCTCTATGCCGAAGGCAAGGACTACTGGAATTTCAAGAAGGCGACTCCGGCCCTGCTTGAGTTTTTCAAGCACCCCTCCTGCCCCGCAACCGGCTCTGTGCTGATTCCAGGCGCCGGGTTCGGCTATGATGCCGAGGCATGGGCTTTGCGTGGACACGAAGTTTTGGCAGTCGACTTTGCTCCGACCGCCGTTGATGAACTGGACCACTTGAGCCGCAAGCACAAGAACTTGCGCTCCCTCGACCTCGACTTGTTCACCCTTTCTCCGAAGGATGCCAAGCGCGGTGGCCAGCAGTTCGATATCATTTATGACTACGGCACGTTCTCGGCAATCCATCCGGGCCGCCGCGACGAATTCTTCGAAGTCTGCTACAAGATGATGAAGGACGACGGCGTGTTCATCTGCCTCATGTACCCGCTCATGAACGGCAAGACCATGCAGGGCCCTCCGCACTGCATGAGCGAAGGCGAACTCATGGCTCGTCTGGACGGCGTGTTCGACATTGTTGAACGCATTAAGCCCACGAACAGCATTCCGGGCCGCGAAGGCAAGGAAGAATTCTGGCTCTTGAAGAAGTGCCTGTAA
- the argC gene encoding N-acetyl-gamma-glutamyl-phosphate reductase, with amino-acid sequence MFKIFVDGEAGTTGLQIFERLAKRNDLEILKINPELRKDVNERQKMINESDVTFLCLPDAASMESAALCTNPNTRIIDASTAHRVNPAWTYGMPELSAEQREAISKSKRIANPGCHASGFILGVHPLVASGILPKSANLAAYSITGYSGGGKKLIAEYEAEEALSHKAGESKAIMAPAPYALALAHKHLPEMKKYCGLENVPFFNPVLGPYYKGMAVTVAIFPNMLSKKVGPQDLTEILAKHYEGSKFVKVLPYEAAPVLFNGRLDPTVCNDTNNARIQVFGNENIMQVTTIIDNLGKGASGAAIQNMNIALGLDETIGLV; translated from the coding sequence ATGTTCAAGATATTCGTAGATGGCGAAGCAGGGACCACTGGCCTGCAAATTTTCGAGAGACTTGCCAAACGTAACGACCTGGAAATTCTCAAGATCAATCCAGAACTCCGCAAGGACGTGAACGAACGCCAGAAGATGATCAATGAATCTGACGTGACGTTCCTTTGCCTCCCGGACGCAGCGTCCATGGAAAGCGCCGCCCTCTGCACGAATCCGAACACGCGCATCATCGACGCCTCCACGGCTCATCGCGTGAACCCGGCTTGGACATACGGTATGCCGGAACTTTCGGCCGAACAACGCGAAGCGATTTCCAAGAGCAAGCGCATTGCAAACCCCGGTTGCCACGCCTCGGGATTTATCCTCGGCGTCCATCCGCTCGTTGCATCGGGAATCCTCCCGAAGAGCGCTAACCTCGCCGCTTACAGCATCACCGGTTACTCCGGCGGCGGCAAGAAGCTCATCGCCGAATACGAAGCCGAAGAGGCCCTCAGCCACAAGGCTGGTGAATCGAAGGCTATCATGGCTCCCGCCCCGTACGCGCTTGCGCTCGCCCACAAGCACCTCCCCGAAATGAAGAAGTACTGCGGACTCGAAAACGTCCCGTTCTTCAACCCGGTGCTTGGCCCCTACTACAAGGGTATGGCCGTGACGGTCGCCATCTTCCCGAACATGCTTTCGAAGAAGGTCGGTCCGCAGGACTTGACCGAAATCCTCGCCAAGCATTACGAAGGATCGAAGTTCGTGAAGGTCCTACCGTACGAAGCCGCTCCGGTGCTCTTCAACGGCCGCTTGGACCCGACGGTCTGCAACGACACGAACAACGCCCGCATCCAGGTTTTCGGCAACGAAAACATCATGCAGGTCACGACGATCATCGACAACCTCGGCAAGGGTGCTAGCGGCGCCGCTATTCAGAACATGAATATCGCGCTCGGCCTCGACGAAACGATCGGATTAGTTTAA
- a CDS encoding YchJ family protein — protein sequence MANDLCPCGSGKAYCDCCEPIIKKTTLAPSPEALMRSRYTAYAKHEIAWLKDSLEATQRDDFDEPSVEAWSRQSEWLGIEIKQTKTEEEKNIGWVEFVARFKQGNITRNHHELGEFHKVGGAWYFYDGRAVKQETVRHEGPVVGRNDPCPCGSGKKYKKCCGANK from the coding sequence ATGGCTAACGATTTATGCCCGTGCGGTTCTGGCAAGGCCTACTGCGACTGCTGCGAACCGATTATTAAGAAGACCACTCTCGCCCCGTCCCCGGAAGCCCTTATGCGCTCCCGCTACACCGCTTATGCCAAGCACGAAATTGCATGGCTCAAGGACTCCCTCGAAGCCACTCAGCGTGACGACTTTGACGAACCGAGCGTAGAAGCCTGGAGCCGTCAGTCCGAATGGCTCGGCATCGAAATCAAGCAGACCAAGACCGAAGAAGAAAAGAACATCGGCTGGGTCGAATTCGTCGCTCGCTTCAAGCAGGGCAACATCACCCGCAACCACCACGAACTTGGTGAATTCCACAAGGTGGGCGGTGCCTGGTACTTCTATGACGGTCGTGCCGTGAAGCAGGAAACTGTCCGCCACGAAGGTCCGGTTGTCGGCCGTAACGACCCGTGCCCGTGCGGTTCTGGCAAGAAATACAAGAAGTGCTGCGGCGCGAATAAGTAG
- a CDS encoding N-acetylmuramoyl-L-alanine amidase, with amino-acid sequence MESVAREIKGSFHWYPVQKTFSIVSAKDTLKFAVGIPYMTRNGRTVDLSAAPELNNGHLWIAENDAKKISSKVAAVPVTKTETAQTKSNGTAQAKATSTAPVKPAEQKPAQPVVVKPKAPKQEIAGTREVRTIVIDPGHGGKDPGASGKKSQEKDIVLAVAKLLRKNLADEGFNVKLTRSKDVFIELRQRANLANQWDGDLFISLHCNAIDASEERKKIIQGYQFYVLRAPESEEDKAIARRENAVATLYGEKNAKDELSPLEWFKLEARLEQYKQTSYLFTEKLLDSFDGGKIKKMNTGVGGAGFMVLVGAMMPAVLIELGFISNEEDEAYMMTKTGQQDLADRIAQAVSKYKDAVHTYRETLGRN; translated from the coding sequence GTGGAGTCTGTCGCCCGCGAAATCAAGGGTTCGTTCCACTGGTATCCGGTACAAAAAACATTCTCGATTGTTTCAGCAAAGGACACACTCAAGTTCGCCGTCGGCATTCCGTACATGACGCGCAACGGTCGCACGGTCGATTTGTCGGCAGCACCGGAACTCAACAACGGGCACCTGTGGATTGCAGAAAACGACGCCAAGAAGATTTCCAGTAAGGTTGCGGCAGTCCCAGTAACAAAGACCGAAACGGCACAAACAAAATCAAACGGAACAGCGCAGGCCAAAGCAACTAGCACAGCGCCTGTGAAGCCAGCCGAACAGAAACCTGCACAGCCGGTTGTCGTAAAGCCAAAGGCTCCGAAGCAAGAAATCGCAGGCACGCGCGAAGTCCGCACCATCGTGATTGACCCCGGACACGGAGGCAAGGACCCCGGCGCTTCGGGCAAGAAGTCCCAAGAAAAAGATATCGTTCTCGCCGTCGCAAAGCTCTTGCGCAAGAACCTCGCGGACGAAGGCTTCAACGTGAAGCTCACCCGCAGCAAGGACGTTTTCATTGAACTGCGCCAACGCGCAAACTTGGCAAACCAGTGGGATGGCGACCTCTTCATCAGCCTGCACTGCAACGCCATTGACGCAAGTGAAGAACGCAAGAAGATTATCCAGGGTTACCAGTTCTACGTGCTGCGCGCCCCGGAAAGCGAAGAAGACAAAGCGATTGCCCGTCGTGAAAACGCGGTCGCTACGCTCTATGGCGAAAAGAACGCCAAGGACGAACTTTCACCGCTGGAATGGTTCAAGCTCGAAGCTCGCCTCGAACAGTACAAACAAACTAGCTACCTCTTCACGGAGAAATTGCTAGACAGTTTTGATGGCGGAAAAATCAAGAAGATGAACACTGGCGTCGGCGGTGCGGGATTCATGGTTCTCGTAGGCGCGATGATGCCGGCCGTGCTCATTGAACTTGGCTTTATCAGCAACGAAGAAGACGAAGCCTACATGATGACCAAGACTGGCCAGCAGGACCTCGCCGACCGCATTGCACAAGCCGTTAGCAAGTACAAGGACGCCGTCCACACCTACCGCGAAACGCTGGGAAGAAATTAG